From a single Anaerolineales bacterium genomic region:
- the hisI gene encoding phosphoribosyl-AMP cyclohydrolase translates to MNDDLLSAIKYDANGLVPAIVQDVTTKDVLMMAWMNAESLQLTMETGETVFWSRSRQEIWHKGATSGNVQKVVEVRLDCDADTLLILVEPAGPACHTGERTCFYKSVEGSKLKVES, encoded by the coding sequence ATGAATGATGATTTGTTGAGTGCAATCAAGTACGATGCGAACGGACTTGTCCCAGCCATTGTGCAGGATGTGACGACAAAAGATGTGCTGATGATGGCGTGGATGAATGCTGAGTCTTTGCAATTGACGATGGAGACAGGGGAGACGGTGTTCTGGTCACGCAGTCGGCAGGAGATTTGGCACAAGGGTGCGACATCTGGCAATGTGCAGAAGGTGGTCGAGGTCCGCTTGGATTGTGATGCGGATACGTTGCTGATACTGGTCGAGCCAGCGGGTCCGGCGTGCCATACGGGCGAGCGGACGTGTTTTTACAAATCGGTTGAAGGTTCAAAGTTGAAGGTTGAAAGTTAA
- the hisA gene encoding 1-(5-phosphoribosyl)-5-[(5-phosphoribosylamino)methylideneamino]imidazole-4-carboxamide isomerase, whose product MFTIYPGIDLRGSKVVRLKEGDPARMTSYSDDPAETARRWIDAGAAWLHVVNLDGAFGESDNANRDALESILKLGVRVQFGGGVRSLESIESALSLGVSRVILGTIAIEQPDIVRDALTRFGAEQIAVGIDARDGLVRTRGWKDNSGVPALDLALHMRILGLGTVIFTDVSRDGLGSGLNIPATRELSEKSGLDVIASGGVHTIDDVKAAKDAGLAGCIIGRALYDGTVDLREALQV is encoded by the coding sequence ATGTTTACGATCTATCCCGGGATTGATCTGCGAGGCAGCAAAGTGGTGCGGTTGAAGGAGGGCGACCCCGCGCGGATGACGTCGTACAGTGATGACCCCGCCGAGACGGCACGGCGTTGGATCGACGCTGGCGCGGCTTGGTTGCATGTGGTGAATCTCGATGGCGCGTTCGGTGAAAGTGATAACGCGAATCGTGATGCGCTTGAGTCGATTTTGAAACTTGGTGTGCGCGTGCAATTCGGCGGCGGGGTGCGGTCGCTTGAGTCTATTGAGTCAGCATTATCGTTAGGCGTGAGCCGTGTCATCCTTGGAACGATTGCGATTGAACAGCCTGACATCGTGCGCGATGCCTTGACTCGTTTTGGCGCGGAACAGATTGCAGTTGGAATCGATGCGCGCGATGGGCTCGTGCGGACTCGCGGATGGAAAGATAACAGCGGCGTGCCTGCGCTTGACCTTGCGCTTCACATGCGGATCTTGGGGCTGGGTACCGTTATCTTTACCGATGTCAGCCGCGACGGTTTGGGCAGCGGATTGAACATCCCTGCAACGCGAGAATTATCTGAAAAAAGCGGACTCGATGTGATTGCTTCAGGCGGCGTGCATACCATCGACGATGTGAAGGCGGCGAAGGATGCGGGGTTGGCGGGCTGTATCATCGGGCGGGCGTTGTATGATGGGACGGTTGATTTACGAGAAGCGTTGCAGGTTTAA
- the hisE gene encoding phosphoribosyl-ATP diphosphatase — MSIQWLFDVIEERKKNPNEKSYTTSLFNEGLPKIAQKVGEEGTEVVVAALAQEDQRLIEEVADLTYHTLVLLAARGLTPAHVIAELEKRHK, encoded by the coding sequence ATGAGCATTCAATGGTTGTTTGATGTGATCGAAGAGCGAAAGAAGAATCCCAACGAGAAATCTTATACAACAAGTCTGTTCAATGAAGGCTTGCCGAAGATCGCGCAGAAGGTGGGCGAAGAAGGGACGGAAGTAGTCGTAGCGGCGTTGGCACAGGAAGATCAGCGTCTCATTGAAGAAGTTGCCGACTTGACCTATCACACACTGGTTCTGCTTGCCGCACGCGGGTTGACTCCGGCGCATGTCATTGCCGAGTTGGAGAAGCGCCATAAATGA
- a CDS encoding ABC transporter permease, producing the protein MSVIWHKVWFDLWKSRGRTLLVILSIASGVFAIGGIFGMVDLLLSGMDASHRDVNPSHVNIILRNFVDADIVDDLKTIEGVEDIDPVNQISVRYRTSDDEPWKLSTLVMRDYDEQVYDQFVLKEGGYPTGLDLGMECLTGQYFGIEIGDDVTFEIDGEPTSFTVQSQIRHPFVQPPQFGGQAHFFVSAEGLEEFGIPEGQYGQLLVRVDEYSLERAQEIAGDIGERLGEQGLGVIVTLYQDPDRHWGRMFVEGVNLILQIMAIVSLFLSVVLVLNTMTAIITQQTDQIGILKSIGGRSSVVARIYLVEVFVYGVLALIVSLPLGMAFAYGMTRWF; encoded by the coding sequence ATGAGCGTGATCTGGCATAAAGTCTGGTTCGATCTGTGGAAGAGCCGCGGGCGCACGCTGTTGGTAATTCTCAGCATCGCTTCGGGCGTGTTCGCCATCGGCGGCATCTTCGGCATGGTGGACTTGCTGCTCAGCGGCATGGATGCTTCGCATCGTGACGTCAACCCATCACATGTCAACATTATTCTGCGCAACTTCGTGGATGCAGACATCGTGGACGATTTGAAGACCATCGAAGGTGTGGAAGACATTGACCCCGTCAACCAAATTTCCGTCCGCTACCGCACCAGCGACGACGAGCCGTGGAAACTTAGCACGCTGGTCATGCGCGATTACGACGAACAGGTCTATGACCAGTTCGTGTTGAAGGAAGGCGGCTACCCGACAGGCTTGGACTTGGGCATGGAATGCCTAACGGGTCAATACTTCGGCATTGAGATTGGCGACGATGTCACTTTTGAAATTGACGGTGAGCCGACCTCGTTCACCGTGCAAAGCCAGATTCGCCATCCCTTCGTCCAGCCGCCGCAGTTTGGCGGACAGGCGCATTTCTTTGTCAGCGCCGAAGGCTTGGAAGAGTTTGGCATTCCTGAAGGGCAATACGGTCAATTATTGGTGCGCGTGGACGAGTACAGCCTCGAACGCGCACAGGAGATCGCGGGCGACATCGGCGAACGGTTGGGCGAGCAAGGTTTGGGCGTGATCGTCACACTGTATCAAGATCCCGACCGCCACTGGGGGCGCATGTTCGTGGAAGGCGTCAATCTCATCTTGCAGATCATGGCAATCGTCTCGCTCTTTTTGAGCGTGGTGCTGGTGCTCAACACCATGACTGCCATCATCACCCAGCAGACCGACCAGATCGGCATCCTCAAATCCATTGGCGGACGTTCAAGTGTGGTGGCACGCATCTATCTCGTGGAAGTGTTCGTGTATGGCGTACTGGCGTTGATTGTCTCGCTTCCGTTGGGCATGGCATTCGCCTACGGCATGACGCGTTGGTTTTAA
- a CDS encoding ATP-binding cassette domain-containing protein: MSLQAMRGEFLAIVGPSGNGKSTLLNMITGIDHPTSGEVYVNGTPIHAMNEEQLSIWRGTQVGIVFQFFQLLPSLNLLQNIILPMDFANSLPKKQRRERAMHLLELVGLADQAQKLPGNVSGGQQQRAAIARACQRPAAHRCRRTDGQPRRANQR, encoded by the coding sequence GTGTCGCTGCAAGCCATGCGCGGCGAATTTCTCGCCATTGTGGGACCGTCGGGCAATGGCAAGTCCACGCTATTGAACATGATCACGGGTATCGACCATCCCACCAGCGGCGAAGTGTACGTGAACGGCACGCCCATCCATGCCATGAACGAAGAGCAGTTATCGATCTGGCGGGGGACGCAGGTGGGCATCGTCTTTCAATTCTTTCAATTATTGCCTTCATTGAACTTATTGCAAAACATCATTTTGCCGATGGACTTTGCCAACTCCCTGCCGAAGAAGCAGCGCCGTGAACGTGCCATGCACCTGCTGGAACTGGTCGGCTTGGCGGATCAGGCGCAGAAATTGCCTGGCAACGTCTCAGGCGGACAGCAACAACGCGCCGCCATTGCGCGCGCTTGCCAACGACCCGCCGCTCATCGTTGCAGACGAACCGACGGGCAACCTCGACGCGCAAACCAGCGATGA
- the hisF gene encoding imidazole glycerol phosphate synthase subunit HisF — protein sequence MLAKRIIPCLDIKDGRVVKGVNFVNLRDAGDPVEQARLYDEQGADELVFLDISATHEGRKTTLELVSRVAETVFMPLTVGGGIREVDDMRNLLLAGADKVSVNSAAVKRPELLSEGASRFGAQCILLAIDARRNGSSWEVYVAGGRTSTGIDAVEWAVRGVELGAGEILLTSMDADGTLAGYDLELTSIISNMVSVPVIASGGAGTPSHFADVLTVGNADAALAASLFHDGKLRIPELKEELRLQGVPVRL from the coding sequence ATGTTAGCAAAACGAATCATCCCTTGTTTGGATATCAAAGATGGGCGCGTGGTGAAGGGCGTGAACTTTGTGAACCTGCGCGATGCAGGTGACCCTGTGGAACAGGCGAGGCTTTATGATGAGCAAGGCGCGGATGAGTTGGTGTTCCTTGATATTTCTGCAACGCATGAAGGACGCAAGACGACGTTGGAGTTGGTCAGCCGTGTGGCAGAGACGGTCTTCATGCCATTGACGGTTGGTGGCGGAATCCGCGAAGTGGACGATATGCGCAATCTGCTGCTGGCTGGCGCGGACAAGGTCAGTGTCAACTCGGCGGCGGTGAAACGACCTGAGTTGCTTTCTGAGGGAGCGAGTCGATTCGGGGCGCAGTGCATCTTGCTGGCGATTGACGCACGTAGAAATGGCTCAAGTTGGGAAGTGTACGTGGCGGGCGGACGTACCTCCACAGGCATTGACGCGGTTGAGTGGGCGGTGCGTGGCGTGGAATTGGGGGCGGGGGAGATCCTGCTCACCAGCATGGACGCCGATGGCACGCTCGCAGGCTATGACTTGGAGTTGACGAGTATCATCTCGAACATGGTGTCTGTGCCTGTCATCGCTTCGGGCGGGGCGGGGACTCCCAGTCACTTTGCGGATGTGCTGACAGTTGGCAATGCGGATGCGGCGTTGGCGGCGTCGCTGTTCCATGATGGGAAGTTGAGGATCCCTGAATTGAAAGAGGAATTGAGATTGCAGGGTGTGCCTGTTAGGTTGTGA
- a CDS encoding ABC transporter permease yields MVLILFNIDYPTFEFSTRAITYQVIAALIAPALAALIPIFKGARITVREAIASYGIGGDFGSNGLDRLDERVGSVFLSTPYAAALGNMFRRKGRLILTLLVLSTAGVMFLIVMSLISSTTLTLDNDMARRGYDFRIGFTRNQPSEDLVQTALDVEGVTAAEVWFSRNATILRAGERLQDSAGLGAQLIGLPAESGLYQPIITSGRWFEAGDGNVIVLSGETAEKNNIAVGDTINLNLGELGNSEWEVIGTYRVVYGGGFVIEAIYAPLEAVYDATGVQDEGTQIYIQTDRTMTSDIKQLSDDLRAVYEAEDKSIDLYTTSVVFEERDYANNQFQSMIGMFLGLAMLVATVGGIGLMGARHQRDGTAARDRCDALHRCEQPPDDDHLHHGRHLAGVGQLVGIHPPRLCHRRTARPRARSDHARYRFGLRFQHPRRVHLARDDFGHLHFRFVGACPSSRADECAREFAVFVDHAAN; encoded by the coding sequence TTGGTTTTAATTCTCTTCAATATCGATTACCCGACCTTTGAATTCTCCACTCGCGCCATCACTTATCAAGTCATCGCTGCGTTGATCGCGCCTGCGCTCGCCGCGCTGATTCCGATTTTCAAGGGCGCGCGCATCACGGTCCGCGAAGCGATTGCAAGTTACGGCATCGGCGGAGACTTCGGCTCGAATGGGCTGGACAGGCTCGATGAGCGAGTCGGAAGCGTGTTCTTATCCACACCGTATGCCGCGGCACTCGGCAACATGTTCCGCCGCAAGGGTCGTCTCATCCTGACGTTGTTGGTTTTATCCACCGCAGGCGTGATGTTCCTGATCGTGATGAGTCTGATCTCGTCCACCACGCTGACACTTGACAACGACATGGCGCGGCGCGGATATGACTTCCGCATTGGCTTCACGCGCAACCAGCCGAGTGAAGATTTGGTGCAAACCGCATTGGATGTGGAAGGCGTGACCGCCGCCGAAGTGTGGTTCAGCCGCAACGCGACCATCCTGCGCGCAGGCGAACGCCTCCAGGACTCCGCGGGGCTGGGTGCCCAATTGATCGGACTCCCCGCTGAAAGCGGACTCTACCAACCCATCATCACCAGTGGACGCTGGTTCGAAGCGGGCGACGGGAATGTGATCGTGTTGAGCGGCGAGACGGCGGAGAAAAATAACATCGCAGTCGGCGATACCATCAACTTGAATTTGGGCGAACTCGGCAACTCGGAATGGGAAGTGATCGGCACGTATCGCGTGGTCTATGGCGGCGGCTTTGTCATCGAAGCCATTTATGCGCCGCTCGAAGCGGTCTATGACGCGACAGGCGTGCAGGATGAAGGCACGCAAATTTACATCCAGACCGACCGCACAATGACCAGCGACATCAAGCAACTCTCTGACGACCTACGTGCAGTGTACGAAGCCGAAGACAAATCCATCGATCTATACACCACCAGTGTGGTCTTTGAAGAACGCGATTACGCCAACAACCAGTTTCAATCGATGATCGGCATGTTCCTCGGCTTGGCAATGCTGGTCGCCACCGTCGGCGGCATCGGCTTGATGGGCGCTCGGCATCAGCGTGATGGAACGGCAGCGCGAGATCGGTGTGATGCGCTCCATCGGTGCGAACAACCGCCAGATGATGACCATCTTCATCATGGAAGGCATCTTGCAGGGGTTGGTCAGTTGGTTGGTATCCATCCCCCTCGCCTATGTCATCGCCGCACCGCTCGCCCGCGCGCTCGGTCAGACCATGCTCGATATAGATTTGGATTACGCTTTCAACACCCCCGCCGTGTTCATCTGGCTCGCGATGATTTTGGTCATCTCCATTTCCGCTTCGTGGGTGCCTGCCCGTCAAGCCGCGCGGATGAGTGTGCGCGAGAGTTTGCAGTATTCGTAGATCATGCTGCAAACTAG